The segment GAAAACCGACAAACCCCATGACAAGCATTACGATTACGTCGAAAAGACTATTCCTAACTGCATATGATCCAACCACACATAGTAGGACAATGCCCGGCATTAAAAAATGTTTTGGCACACTTAATGCTCTAGCAAATAATCCAGCTCCTAATAGGCCCAGTATTAAAAGGAATACAACAGCAATTCCCATTCCAATGAAAATACTAAATACTAGATCACCATTATCCCTAAATAATAGCGGTCCCGGTTGTATATTATGAATCATAAATGCTCCAAGCATCACGGCCGTTACACCGTCTCCCGGTATTGATAGGGTCATTAAAGGAATTAGGGCTCCTCCACAAGTAGCATTGTTTGCAGTTTCTGCTGCAACGATACCTTCACCTTCACCATTGCCAAAATTCTCCCCTCGCTTTGATGTCCTTTTTGCCTCATTGTAGGCAAGGAGAGAAGCAATTGGTCCACCAGCAGCCGGAACAGCACCGATAAAGGTTCCAATTACTGATGATCGGAAAATAGTAAACTTATATTTCATAATTTCAGATAGTTTCGGGATAACACCTTTTAATTTTTGTTTCGTTACCTTAATCTCTGATTTATCTACGACCTGCATCATGACCTCTGATAAGCCAAATAGTCCAATCATAAGGGGTAATAAATCTATTCCACCTAACAAATTGGGAGAGCCAAATGTAAAACGAGGATAACTTTCAATCGGATCCATTCCAATTGTGGCAATAAACATTCCCAATAGCCCTGCAAGGAGTCCAATGATAACCGATTTTCCTGAAATACTTGCTATAATGCTAAGACCAAAAATAGCAAGCGCAAAGTATTCTGGAGCACTAAACATAAGAGCGGCTTTTGCCAATTGAGGTGCAGCTAGTGTAAGTACTATAACACTAAATAATCCACCTAAAAATGAACCTACTGTTGCAAGCCCAACAGCTCTTCCAGCATTCCCACTTTTAGCCATTGGATAACCATCCAAGTTCGTAGCAATTGAAGAAGGAGTACCAGGAATATTTACAAGGATCGCTGCTATAGAACCACCATACATGGCACCGTTATATACTCCTGCTAACAAGAGGATAGCTTCATGCGGGGCCATTCCATATGTAAGTGGTATTAGTATTGCAACCCCCATTGTTGCGGTTAGTCCAGGTATTGAACCAAAAATGATTCCACCTAACACTCCGATGAAAATAAATAGGATTGAATTTAAGGAAAAAGCCATGGAGAGAGCAGCTACTATATTTTCTGTCATTTTTCACACTCCTTTATAAGCTACTAGTAAGATTCCAACTAGGGTCAGAAACCTAATATCCCTATTGGTAGGGCTATTTTGAAAAATTCTGCGAAAGCAAAATAGACAAAAAACACAATAGCTAATGATATGGCGGAAGATTTATATAATATTTTTTTACTCCACCCCTGCATAAGTACCATAAGAAAGGTAATAAAAACAAAGCTTGAAATTAAAAAACCTATTGGGTTTAATAGGCTAATATATAATGTAAGACTCACTATAAATAATAGTGTTTTTGTAAAGTCTAGATCTTTTAAGAAATCACTTTTCTCCTTCTGTTTTTTCACCATTGATTGAATCAATAAAATAAGGGAGATTAGAAACATAACACCTGCTATCATTTGTGGGAAAGCTGATGCCCCCGGCATTCCCTTACTTGTAGCTTCTGGAAAGTTTAAACTATCAATAAAAATAAAAAGGGCTAGCAACATAAAAATGCCCGCAATCATTATGTTTTGACCTGATTTTGTCATTTACCATCTCACCTCCATTATTATTAGGAGCAAGATTCGAAATAGATATCGAATCTTGCTACATAATATTGTTTGGCCGACCTATTCAAGGTTTTCAATTAGCTTTGCAAATACTTCATCCTGTTCCTCTAAAAAACTAGTCCATTCTGATGTGGGCATATACATTTGTCCGAGAATGTTATTTGTCATAAACTCTTTAAATCCAGCAGAGGCAGCAGCATCTTTAAAGGCTTGATCCAATGTTTTGACTACATCCTCTGGAGTTTCTTTCGGAGCCATTACCCCTCTATAAGCACCCACTGGTGGAACATCAATTCCCACTTCCTTAAAAGTTGGCACATCAGGGTAAACATCCACCCTGTTATCACCAGCGACAGCAAGCATTTTTAATTCTCCAGAGTCAATATTAGGTGCCACTTCTGGAACACTTACTGTTACAGCATCTAGGTTACCACCTAGTAAATCCACCACTGCTGGGATGGCTCCTTTTTCAAATGGAATAATGTTAAAATCAACGCCTGTTTCACTTTCTAATGCTAGTGCCCCCGTATGCCAAGCACCTCCTGGTGTAGTTGTTCCCACCTTAACTTTCCCAGGATTCTCCCTAGCATAATCTAGAAATTCTTCTACTGTATTCCAAGGTGCATCAGCTGCAACTGTAACTGTAAAAGGGTCAAAGTTAACTCCCGATACAGGCTGGAAATCTCGATAACTAATTTCAGCCGTTCCGAGTCTGTACATGGTTACTACAGGCGGTGCTACAAAAACTAAATTATAACCGTCTGGTTTTGCTTGAGACACTTCTAGCATACCTGGTGCGGAACCTCCACCAGGTTTGTTCACAATTGCGATTGTCGTCCCTAATATTTCTTCAGCTTCTTTTGCTAATGCTCTAGCAGCTAAATCAGTACCGCCACCAGCTGCATATGGAACTACTAACGTAATATCCTTACTGGGAAAAACAGCAGCTTCCTTCGAACTACATCCCGCAAGGGCTAAAGCTAGCAATAAAACGATTCCCATTACAAATAGTGAAAACTTTTTTCTATTCATTTTCATTCCCTCCATTCTTTTGTTAAGACCATGCAAACGCTTCCAAATTTACATTTACAGTTACATTTGGTTCACATATTCTGTCGGGTCAATTTCTGCCTGTATGACAGTAAATACATCTCGGTTTAACGCTTCTTCAGCTGCTGCTTGTATCTCATCTAATGACCTAACGATAACTCCTTCTCCTCCGTATGCTTTTGCAATGGTTGTATACTCTGGTGTTTCAAATTCTGTTCCGTACACTTGATACCCCTCTTGCTCCTGATCAATTTTGATTCTAGATAATGCCCGATCTGCAAAAACAACTATAACAATTGGTAAATTTAACTGTTTTAGCATTCCGAGTTCTCCCAAAATCATTTCAAAGCCTGCATCACCTACTAAACAAAGAACAGGACTGTCTCTACTTATAAATTTTGCACCTATAGCTGCCGGAAGAGCATAGCCCATCGTAGCTAATCCAATAGATTGTAAGAATGTAAGGGGTTCGTAGCAATCCCAAACTTGACTAGCTGTTATTCTATGAGATCCAGTATCGGCAGTTACGATTGTATTCTTTGGCATTACCTCGCGTAATACCTCAGTCAGTTTGTATGGGCTTAGTCCTTCTATAGAAGCATGCATGGCTAATGAGTTTTTCACATTTTGTCTATGTTGGTCTAATTCTTCATTTGACCACTCATTATTTGAAGGAGTTTCTGCAGGCATGGTAGATTGCAAGAATAAACCAATTTCCCCTACATATTCTTCGTGTGGGCTTAAATATCCACGTAGTGCAGGTACTGAATCAATGTTAATACGCATTACCTCAGTAGTTGGCGTTTGTAACCATCTTCCACTTATCTCAGCAGGATCGAACCCAATCGTTAGAATTAAATCAGACTGTTTTATAAAGGACTGCTGGACCTGGTCTGAAACCTTTGATAATCCTATTGGACCTAAGCTTAGAGTAGTAGACTCATCCAATATTCCTTTTGCTCTATAAGTGCTCAGACTAGGAATCTTCCATTTTTCAAGCCATTCCCGTGTAACACTAGAAGATTTGTTAGCCCCATTTCCAACTATTGCAATTGGCCTTTTGGCATTCCTAAGTTTCTCCGTGAAATCATTAAATTGTCCTGTTCCCAATGGTGTAAAGGAAAGTTTAGTAACTGAAGTAAATCCATCGGGTCCTGTATATTCACTTTTTGCAACATCCACAGGTAAATTCAAATATACAGGACCTGGCCTTTCTGATGTTGCCGCTTCTATAGCCCTTGTAACTACTTGTGCAGCGTCAGTTCCACGTATGGTTGCAGTATACTTTGTAACTGGATTAAGTATTTCTTCATGAGGGAGATTCTGTCTAACTACTACGTTTTGTTGACTTAGTGGGATTGAACTAGTAATGACGATGAGGCTTGAACGATCTAGGAAAGCGTGTGCAGCAGCATTCACTAGATTCGTTATACCTGGACCTTGTGTTGCCAATAATACAACTGGCTTTCCTGTTAATTGATGAACAGCATCAGCCATAAAACCTGCACCTGTTTCATGCCTAGTTAATATAAATTCAATTCCTGTTTTGCGAAAGGCATCCATCAAGGGAATAAGCGTTTCACCAGACACCCCGAAGGCATATTCTACCCCTGCCTTTTTTAATTCTTTCGCTATTATCTCTGCCACTGTTGACACATCTATCACATCTCCTTTTCTAAAGCACTTATATTTTTGAGATTATTGTTTTCAATTGAGTATAATCATGAATGGATTCAAGACCTTTTTCTCTACCAATCCCACTCTTCTTGTATCCACCAAAAGGGGCTTCTACTCCGATAGGTTGGTAGTCATTAAGGTAAACTTGGCCCGCTTGCAGTTGTTTAGCCACTCTATGACACCTATGAATATTTTGAGACCACAGTCCAGCAGCTAAACCATATTCAGAATCATTGGCAATCTCAACAGCTTCTTCTTCTGTATCAAACGGAATAATACTAACAACAGGTCCAAAAATCTCTTCCCTTGCAATTCTCATAGAATTTGTAACATTTTTAAATACCGTTGGTTCTACAAAATACCCATTCGCAAGTTGACAATCTTCCAATCTCTTACCACCATAGGCAATTTCAGCACCTTCTTTTTCTCCAATACTGATGTAATTTTGAATTCTATCTAATTGTTCTTGTGAGACAACTGGGCCAATGGTTGGGTCCTCTAAAGCATTACCAACCCTTACTGTTTGGACTTCTTCAATTAACCTTTCTACAAATGAATCCATAACATTTTTTTGAACTAAGAGGCGTGTCCCTGCGCAACAAATTTGTCCGCTATTCATAACAAATGTTTTCATAGCCCCCTTCGCTGCTGCATCTAAATCCGCATCTTCAAATACAATGTTTGGAGATTTCCCACCTAGTTCTAAAGAAATGGGAACTACTCTTTCAGCTGCTTTCATTGCGACATGAACACCTGTTTTCACTGAACCAGTGAACGTTAATTTTCTTATTCCCGGATGATTGACGACCGCTTCTCCAGCTTCAGAACCGTAGCCAGTTACCACATTAAAAACCCCTTTTGGCAAACCAGCCTCAATACAAAGTTCTGCTAATAATAATGTAGTTATACAAGTCTGTTCGGCGGGTTTCATGACAATTGAATTTCCTGCAGCTAAGGCAACTGCCCCACTTCTACCTGCCATCGTTATTGGACCATTCCAGGGGACTATGTGTCCCGTGACCCCATAAGGCTCTCGTTCTGTATATACTAGATGTTCGTTTGAGGCAGGAATCACTTCCCCCAGAATTTTGTCTGCAACCCCTCCCATATATTCGAAATATCTTGCACAAGTCTCTACATCAAACCTCGATACAGATAATGGTTTTCCAGTATCCAAAGACTCTAAATAAGCCAAATCTTCCTTTTTTTCTCTAAGTAGATGCGCAATTTTATTGAGAACTTGCCCTCTTTCATAAGGTTTCTTTTTATTCCAAGCTTGAAAGCCCTCTTCAGCACTTTTTACAGCAACTTCTACATCCTCTGCGTCTCCTCTTGCAAATAAGCCTAGTAAATCACCAGTAGATGGATTATAGGCTTCAAAATATTCCTTATTTATTG is part of the Bacillus carboniphilus genome and harbors:
- a CDS encoding thiamine pyrophosphate-binding protein — protein: MSTVAEIIAKELKKAGVEYAFGVSGETLIPLMDAFRKTGIEFILTRHETGAGFMADAVHQLTGKPVVLLATQGPGITNLVNAAAHAFLDRSSLIVITSSIPLSQQNVVVRQNLPHEEILNPVTKYTATIRGTDAAQVVTRAIEAATSERPGPVYLNLPVDVAKSEYTGPDGFTSVTKLSFTPLGTGQFNDFTEKLRNAKRPIAIVGNGANKSSSVTREWLEKWKIPSLSTYRAKGILDESTTLSLGPIGLSKVSDQVQQSFIKQSDLILTIGFDPAEISGRWLQTPTTEVMRINIDSVPALRGYLSPHEEYVGEIGLFLQSTMPAETPSNNEWSNEELDQHRQNVKNSLAMHASIEGLSPYKLTEVLREVMPKNTIVTADTGSHRITASQVWDCYEPLTFLQSIGLATMGYALPAAIGAKFISRDSPVLCLVGDAGFEMILGELGMLKQLNLPIVIVVFADRALSRIKIDQEQEGYQVYGTEFETPEYTTIAKAYGGEGVIVRSLDEIQAAAEEALNRDVFTVIQAEIDPTEYVNQM
- a CDS encoding tripartite tricarboxylate transporter permease, which codes for MTENIVAALSMAFSLNSILFIFIGVLGGIIFGSIPGLTATMGVAILIPLTYGMAPHEAILLLAGVYNGAMYGGSIAAILVNIPGTPSSIATNLDGYPMAKSGNAGRAVGLATVGSFLGGLFSVIVLTLAAPQLAKAALMFSAPEYFALAIFGLSIIASISGKSVIIGLLAGLLGMFIATIGMDPIESYPRFTFGSPNLLGGIDLLPLMIGLFGLSEVMMQVVDKSEIKVTKQKLKGVIPKLSEIMKYKFTIFRSSVIGTFIGAVPAAGGPIASLLAYNEAKRTSKRGENFGNGEGEGIVAAETANNATCGGALIPLMTLSIPGDGVTAVMLGAFMIHNIQPGPLLFRDNGDLVFSIFIGMGIAVVFLLILGLLGAGLFARALSVPKHFLMPGIVLLCVVGSYAVRNSLFDVIVMLVMGFVGFLMLRAKIPLAPVILGLILGPMAEANFRRAMLANDGNPLVFITSPISGVILLITVIVLFMPLFKKMKINTKKNNNHTKSIE
- a CDS encoding tripartite tricarboxylate transporter substrate binding protein, with protein sequence MNRKKFSLFVMGIVLLLALALAGCSSKEAAVFPSKDITLVVPYAAGGGTDLAARALAKEAEEILGTTIAIVNKPGGGSAPGMLEVSQAKPDGYNLVFVAPPVVTMYRLGTAEISYRDFQPVSGVNFDPFTVTVAADAPWNTVEEFLDYARENPGKVKVGTTTPGGAWHTGALALESETGVDFNIIPFEKGAIPAVVDLLGGNLDAVTVSVPEVAPNIDSGELKMLAVAGDNRVDVYPDVPTFKEVGIDVPPVGAYRGVMAPKETPEDVVKTLDQAFKDAAASAGFKEFMTNNILGQMYMPTSEWTSFLEEQDEVFAKLIENLE
- a CDS encoding aldehyde dehydrogenase family protein — encoded protein: MNQVIDVKEKYNHFIDGKWVEPINKEYFEAYNPSTGDLLGLFARGDAEDVEVAVKSAEEGFQAWNKKKPYERGQVLNKIAHLLREKKEDLAYLESLDTGKPLSVSRFDVETCARYFEYMGGVADKILGEVIPASNEHLVYTEREPYGVTGHIVPWNGPITMAGRSGAVALAAGNSIVMKPAEQTCITTLLLAELCIEAGLPKGVFNVVTGYGSEAGEAVVNHPGIRKLTFTGSVKTGVHVAMKAAERVVPISLELGGKSPNIVFEDADLDAAAKGAMKTFVMNSGQICCAGTRLLVQKNVMDSFVERLIEEVQTVRVGNALEDPTIGPVVSQEQLDRIQNYISIGEKEGAEIAYGGKRLEDCQLANGYFVEPTVFKNVTNSMRIAREEIFGPVVSIIPFDTEEEAVEIANDSEYGLAAGLWSQNIHRCHRVAKQLQAGQVYLNDYQPIGVEAPFGGYKKSGIGREKGLESIHDYTQLKTIISKI
- a CDS encoding tripartite tricarboxylate transporter TctB family protein, producing the protein MTKSGQNIMIAGIFMLLALFIFIDSLNFPEATSKGMPGASAFPQMIAGVMFLISLILLIQSMVKKQKEKSDFLKDLDFTKTLLFIVSLTLYISLLNPIGFLISSFVFITFLMVLMQGWSKKILYKSSAISLAIVFFVYFAFAEFFKIALPIGILGF